The Aedes aegypti strain LVP_AGWG chromosome 3, AaegL5.0 Primary Assembly, whole genome shotgun sequence genome contains a region encoding:
- the LOC110678841 gene encoding uncharacterized protein LOC110678841 — MERLSKKLDSGTYAKLTGHLVNNISLWDLSTDDLAMMDITEVGPRRIILNFIERNRESALNQDENIVDNGQQNESLHEPRKESIRSVLEKYGKFQKTLTKQLDCGIVPDPKKLLQMNRILTEHFFGDMMFHGKRYPTWQEKQQLAVQILEEFPHLEQTRVSENAPVESYFFWVHDGLNTGCHTGLIETRVANMRKDVSPEDRKFRRAKIKSIVVTEDQVSTAAHISALNPTPGNAKIIADGMAQAHDLHESLLQKKDENRLHSIIDTFPHFLSFEGEMIIQAFDRLHEHPNNGPSLSALLRLGLLCDKTSWSQVEDDVLRGTLRLMKALSNKGVKRTSSLQNASLGELAAEPLIRWIPFTAREPGFDELLAVKEIQPAGDPHIICAAEHFKKGNYYIALDKTIIPCGNSAVRAIEILFKSFDIFGVKAPVLLRKLDAMIASNVWRSKTSSKFKSVIDLSLRFQEFLKNPED; from the exons ATGGAACGTCTTTCGAAGAAGCTGGATAGTGGTACCTACGCAAAGCTTACAG GTCACCTCGTTAATAACATATCGCTATGGGATTTGAGTACAGACGATCTCGCCATGATGGATATAACCGAAGTGGGCCCCCGTAGGATCATACTTAACTTCATTGAACGAAACCGAGAGTCAGCTTTAAACCAGGATGAGAATATTGTTGATAACGGACAACAAAACGAGTCCCTTCATGAGCCACGAAAAGAATCAATTCGATCCGTCCtggaaaaatatggaaaatttcaaaagactCTGACCAAACAACTTGACTGCGGAATAGTTCCAGATCCCAAGAAGCTGCTTCAGATGAATCGCATTCTTACCGAACATTTTTTCGGCGACATGATGTTCCATGGAAAAAG aTATCCCACGTGGCAAGAAAAGCAACAATTGGCTGTAcaaatcttggaagaatttccccATTTGGAGCAGACTCGTGTTTCGGAAAATGCACCTGTTGAG TCGTACTTTTTTTGGGTTCATGATGGATTGAACACAGGATGCCACACAGGTTTGATCGAAACAAGAGTAGCAAACATGCGCAAAGACGTTTCACCCGAGGATCGTAAGTTTCGTCGAGCAAAGATAAAGAGCATTGTTGTCACCGAGGATCAAGTTAGTACCGCTGCGCATATTTCTGCGCTAAATCCAACTCCCGGAAATGCCAAGATTATTGCTGATGGTATGGCACAGGCTCACGACTTACATGAATCGCTCTTACAAAAAAAGGACGAAAATCGACTCCACAGCATCATCGACACGTTTCCGCACTTCCTCTCCTTTGAGGGTGAGATG ATCATTCAGGCTTTTGATCGGCTTCACGAACATCCGAATAATGGACCGTCTTTGAGCGCGCTTCTTCGTTTAGGGCTATTATGTGACAAAACTAGCTGGTCGCAAGTCGAAGATG ATGTGCTCAGAGGTACGCTGAGGCTGATGAAAGCGCTCTCCAACAAAGGAGTGAAAAGAACATCCAGCCTGCAAAATGCCAGCCTTGGAGAACTGGCTGCTGAACCCCTAATAAGATGGATCCCGTTTACCGCACGAGAACCCGGATTCGATGAGCTGTTGGCTGTGAAGGAGATTCAACCCGCTGGGGATCCCCACATCATCTGTGCAGCCGAACACTTCAAGAAGGGGAACTACTACATAGCACTCGACAAAACTATCATACCATGTGGTAACTCGGCAGTTAGAGCCATAGAGATTTTGTTCAAGTCGTTCGATATTTTTGGTGTTAAAGCACCGGTGCTATTAAGGAAACTGGATGCGATGATCGCCTCCAATGTTTGGCGATCAAAAACGAGCAGTAAATTCAAATCTGTAATAGATTTGAGCCTGCGATTccaagaatttttaaaaaatcctgaGGATTGA